The Streptomyces halobius genomic interval GTGGTCATCGCCCGCGCCGACACCGCCACTCGCCATGATGGAAAGTGTCTTGTAGTGTTTTCCATCATGGAAAACACTTCACGCAACTCCCGTGGCCTGGACGCCGGTTCCGCACGCGAGGCCCTCGACTCCGTCGCCGCGACCCGGGCCCAGGCAGCGATACACGTCGCCAGCCCCTGGTGGTACCACGTGGGGATAGGGGTCACGCTTGCGCTGCTGTTCCTCTCGATGAGCCTGCGCATGGCCTCGTGGGCCGTTCCTCTGCTCGTCGGTGTGGTGGTCGTCCTCGGTCTGGCGGTCCGGCGGGCGACGGGCGTCTCCTTCGACCGCTATACGGCCACTCCCGGAGCCACCAGGCTTTTCGGCATCTACGCGCTGACCTCCCTGCTCGCCGTCGTGACCGGGATGTACCTGGAGTGGGGCACGGGGGTGCACTTCGCCATCGCTGGCGCCGGGCTGGTGGTCGGGGTGCTGACCATCGTCGTGGGGTACCGCGTCGACGCGGTCGCGCGGCACGACATCGAGGCAGGACGATGACTGACCCGGCTTTCGACGAGGTAATTCACGCGCCGAACCGGTTGCGGATCTGCACCACCCTCGCCGCCGTAGACGCCATGGAATTCTCCGTAGTCCGCGATGCGCTCATGGTGAGCGACTCGGTGCTGAGTAAACATGTCAAGGTCCTGCAGGTGGCCAGCTATGTCTCCGTTACGAAGGTCCGTGGCTCTCATCCGCGTACCTGGCTCGCGCTCACTCCCGAAGGCCGACAGGCACTGGCCGGGCACATCGCGGAACTTCGCCGCATTGTCGAGATGGCACAAGCGGACCAGTGAAAGCCCCGATGCCTTGACCGGGACGCTTCAGCAGCGAGCCCTCGCGAGTACCTTGCGGCAGGCCGGCCGCGAGTCCGGTGGGCACGGCCACGGCGGGAACCCCCACGTACGTCGTCGCGGTCGGCAGCCGCATCGGCGTCATCGTCGCGTCGTGCTCCTCCGGGGTCCGCGGTATCACAGGTTCGGGTGCCGGCTGTGTGGACACCGGCCCGAGCAGCAGCGGGCAGTGCTCGAAGAAGCGGGCCCACGCGCGCTGGACGCCGAGGCGTACGCCGGTCTGCCGGAGGTACTCCTCCAGGCCGACGGCCGGGTGGCGTTGCGTGTCCAGCTCGATGCGGCGGGCGCTGTCGTCGGTGAGCAGACGCCTGAGCATGGGCCAGGCCAGGGAGAACTCGGTCCGCAGGAGTGCGCCGTAGCCGTCGAGGGCGTCCTGCAGCCGTGGCACCTCCACCTCCTTGACCGGGTGCCCGGCGTCCTCCAGGGCGGCCGCCGCCGCCTCGATCGCCGCGCGCACGTCCGGGTGGACGTCACCCCGGCCGCCGGGGTCGGTCACCACGCCGACCCGCACCGGCGCCTCCGGCCGCGGCCCGTACAGCGGTGCCGGAACAGCCCGCGGGTCCTGCGGGTCCGTGCCGGCCAGCACCTCGTAGGCCGCCCGCAGGTCCGCCACCGACCGGGTCCGTCCACGGGGAAGAGCTGGTGGCTCCACCCGCACGGTTCCAGCCCCAGCAGGACGATGTAGAAGGTGAGCGAGCGCTCGATGTCCGCGACGTTCAGGACGAGGTGGTCGAGGGCGATCACGCGTAGGGGGGTCTCCGCGGGGTCGGGGCGCCGGGCGCCGGTGGTGGTACGGCGGGGCCCACGGCCCCGGACCTCGCCGGCCGAGGGCGGTGGCTGGTCGCTGACTGCTGTGGCCCGTCGTTGACTTCAGCATTGCTGAGCAGGCATCCATCGGTCCAACACATGATTGTCATCCGGTCCATGGTGTTTCACGATGGGCCAGTGGATCTTCAGCAGATGCGCTACGTGCTCGCGGTGGCGGAGACCGCGAGCTTCACCCGCGCCGCCGAGCGGTGCCACGTCGTCCAGTCCGCGCTCAGCCACCAAGTGCGCCGGATGCTGCGTCGGCCGAGTGGAAGATTCGTAGTGCTGTCGCGGGGCGGGCGGTGTCGGTAAGACAACGTTGGCCGTGGCCTTCGCGGGGCGGGCAGAACGCGAGGGCTTCGCGGTGTTCTGGATCCGCTGGGTGACTCGACTGGTCTGGCCGAACACCTGACACAAGTGGCAATCGCGTGTGGCTGCCGCGCGACGTGCTGGAAGCGGCACAGGCTGGGCAGGACAATCTGTCGGATGTGGTGTGGGGACAGCTGGCTCTGGCTGCTCGGCGCAGAGGACCCCAACGCCACTGACCCGAAGGTGGCCCGGACGCTCGTCCGGTACACCTGGGAGTTGTCGCTGGACCAACTTGACGATGAAAGCCGGCGGTTGGCACAGCCGTTACTGCGGCTGCTGTCACTGATGGCTGAAGTCCCCATTCCGCTGTCTTTGCTTACTCCGAGCCTGCTGGAACAGGCCACCGGCGAGAGCGTCACCCAAGTTGCCTTGGACACCGCCCTCTTCGGGCTGGAGCGTTATGGGCTCATCGACGCCCCGGAGAAGGGCGAAGCCCCAGCGTGGCCCTCCAGCCGCTGATCCGCGAGATCAACGCTGTTGCCTT includes:
- a CDS encoding amidase family protein, whose product is MADLRAAYEVLAGTDPQDPRAVPAPLYGPRPEAPVRVGVVTDPGGRGDVHPDVRAAIEAAAAALEDAGHPVKEVEVPRLQDALDGYGALLRTEFSLAWPMLRRLLTDDSARRIELDTQRHPAVGLEEYLRQTGVRLGVQRAWARFFEHCPLLLGPVSTQPAPEPVIPRTPEEHDATMTPMRLPTATTYVGVPAVAVPTGLAAGLPQGTREGSLLKRPGQGIGAFTGPLVPSRQCGEVPRCARPVPVGLRE
- a CDS encoding transcriptional regulator, which encodes MEFSVVRDALMVSDSVLSKHVKVLQVASYVSVTKVRGSHPRTWLALTPEGRQALAGHIAELRRIVEMAQADQ